The Candidatus Latescibacter sp. genome window below encodes:
- a CDS encoding peptidylprolyl isomerase yields the protein MRFNTFIITLTFLGISMAPSSFAFRDSKNDRVPVQYRLRQILLEPTPSPELENKVLKRVYECLKKTKSGEDFSSLARKYSQEPGVQKSGGDLGFFSFKQMVKPFSEAVFSMKPGEIRGPVKTQFGFHIIKLLEIRSQKRHAQHILFAIIPDHDDSLAVLDALTKIHDQIVDGTGFDEILEKYNTYDELRETSGYMVWQKPEEMLPEYFQAVRGLKVGDVSNPFVSILGFHVVVVDSINYDASHILQGFPAAIEKKLKEKNTK from the coding sequence ATGAGGTTTAATACTTTTATCATAACGCTTACTTTTCTCGGAATCAGCATGGCACCTTCGTCATTTGCCTTTCGGGATTCGAAAAACGATAGGGTCCCTGTGCAATACCGTCTCCGACAGATTCTTCTTGAGCCGACTCCATCTCCGGAACTGGAAAATAAAGTGCTGAAAAGGGTATACGAATGCCTGAAAAAAACCAAATCAGGGGAGGATTTTTCCTCCCTCGCCCGAAAATACTCCCAAGAACCCGGTGTTCAAAAATCCGGAGGCGATCTGGGCTTTTTCTCTTTCAAGCAAATGGTGAAACCTTTTTCGGAGGCGGTTTTCTCCATGAAACCGGGCGAAATCCGTGGGCCGGTAAAAACGCAGTTTGGGTTCCACATTATCAAACTGCTTGAAATCCGCAGCCAGAAACGTCACGCCCAGCATATCCTTTTTGCCATCATACCCGATCATGATGACAGCCTTGCAGTTTTGGATGCTCTCACCAAAATCCATGACCAGATTGTCGATGGAACGGGTTTTGATGAAATCCTTGAAAAGTACAACACCTATGATGAGCTCCGCGAAACCAGCGGCTACATGGTCTGGCAGAAACCGGAGGAGATGCTTCCCGAATACTTCCAGGCTGTCCGCGGCCTCAAAGTTGGTGATGTTTCCAATCCCTTTGTTTCCATCCTCGGGTTTCATGTTGTCGTGGTCGACAGTATAAACTATGACGCCAGCCATATCCTCCAGGGTTTCCCCGCCGCCATCGAAAAAAAGCTGAAAGAAAAAAATACGAAGTAA